A single genomic interval of Nitrospirota bacterium harbors:
- a CDS encoding DUF2470 domain-containing protein translates to MSSSRQHSSGPDSEGPEVPEPSHAERAKTLVYLQSSGSLSTLSRKQPGWPFGSVMPYGLDDKGQPVFLISTMAMHTQNLLGDPRASLLVTPPESRSDPQGAARVTLMGSATRVPREEAVKVRELYLARHTNASYWVDFEDFSFFRMALADIYFVGGFGSMGWVMPDDYAGAAVDPLADEASSLIREFNTEQAETLLLLARVFGNAEAQQATVTALDRLGFHLRLTTPGRMQGGRVAFANPVRNASEVRAGLAGLAVQAQAGHQVLHSL, encoded by the coding sequence ATGTCTTCATCACGACAACATAGCAGCGGGCCTGATTCAGAGGGTCCTGAGGTTCCTGAACCGTCCCATGCCGAGCGGGCCAAGACGCTGGTGTACTTACAGTCATCGGGTAGTCTCTCGACGCTCTCGCGCAAGCAGCCTGGCTGGCCCTTCGGATCGGTGATGCCCTACGGGTTGGACGACAAGGGGCAACCGGTCTTTTTGATCAGCACGATGGCGATGCATACGCAAAATCTGTTGGGCGATCCACGGGCCAGCCTGCTCGTGACACCGCCAGAGAGCCGCAGCGATCCGCAGGGTGCGGCCAGGGTGACCTTGATGGGGTCGGCGACCAGGGTGCCGAGAGAGGAAGCGGTTAAGGTTCGCGAGCTCTACCTGGCACGCCATACCAATGCCTCCTACTGGGTAGACTTCGAGGACTTTAGTTTTTTCCGCATGGCATTGGCGGATATCTATTTCGTCGGCGGCTTTGGATCGATGGGTTGGGTCATGCCGGACGATTACGCGGGAGCGGCCGTGGACCCGCTCGCGGATGAGGCCTCGAGCCTCATTCGTGAATTTAACACCGAGCAGGCGGAGACGTTACTGCTCCTGGCCCGCGTATTCGGCAATGCCGAGGCGCAGCAGGCGACAGTGACGGCATTGGACCGGTTGGGCTTTCACCTTCGGCTCACCACGCCAGGCCGCATGCAGGGTGGGCGGGTGGCCTTTGCCAACCCCGTACGCAACGCGTCGGAGGTCAGGGCCGGTCTTGCCGGCTTGGCCGTTCAAGCACAGGCAGGGCACCAAGTCTTGCATTCGCTGTAG
- a CDS encoding SDR family oxidoreductase codes for MAPLALITGAAGLIGHYLLTTAPRWAPQWEVRGLTRQDVDLTDAGVLRRLWRDLHPHVVIHCAAQSRTGPCQQNPSQARRINVEATSLLAELAAGIPFLFFSSDQVFDGAKDWYVETDPVNPLNVYGETKAEAERLVLQNPRHSVIRVGLNAGTSPTGDRSFVEDMRNAVRAGTSLTLFTDEFRCPLPAGMTARALWELIGQDRPGLYHLGGAERLSRWEIGQALIPWYPELAGLIRPGSVRDYVGAPRPPDLSMNCGKLQGRLSFPLSGFRAWLAGRTTMGADLWDYPDQTS; via the coding sequence ATGGCACCGCTCGCCCTCATTACCGGTGCGGCAGGGCTCATTGGCCACTATCTCCTCACGACGGCGCCTCGCTGGGCGCCGCAGTGGGAGGTGCGGGGTCTCACCAGACAGGACGTCGATCTGACCGATGCGGGGGTCCTACGCCGTCTCTGGCGCGACCTCCATCCCCATGTCGTCATCCATTGTGCGGCGCAGAGCCGGACCGGACCTTGCCAGCAGAACCCATCTCAGGCTCGACGCATCAACGTGGAGGCCACGTCGCTCCTTGCCGAACTTGCGGCCGGGATTCCTTTTCTCTTCTTCTCCAGCGATCAAGTCTTCGATGGCGCCAAGGACTGGTACGTCGAAACGGATCCGGTGAATCCGCTCAACGTGTATGGAGAGACCAAAGCAGAAGCCGAACGCCTCGTGCTGCAGAACCCACGGCATAGTGTGATTCGTGTGGGGCTGAACGCCGGCACGTCGCCGACCGGCGATCGTAGTTTTGTCGAGGATATGCGGAACGCGGTGAGGGCGGGAACATCACTCACTCTATTCACCGATGAGTTCCGTTGTCCGCTACCGGCTGGTATGACGGCGCGAGCCCTGTGGGAGTTGATCGGCCAGGATCGGCCGGGCCTCTATCACCTTGGAGGAGCGGAACGGCTGTCGCGCTGGGAGATCGGGCAAGCGCTCATTCCCTGGTATCCGGAGCTGGCTGGTCTGATCAGGCCTGGCTCCGTGAGGGACTATGTTGGCGCACCAAGGCCTCCCGATTTGTCGATGAACTGTGGCAAGCTTCAAGGGCGTCTTTCGTTCCCCTTGTCCGGCTTTCGCGCCTGGCTTGCGGGACGGACCACTATGGGCGCGGATCTGTGGGACTATCCCGATCAAACTTCGTGA
- the ettA gene encoding energy-dependent translational throttle protein EttA, with product MATTNDKQVIFSLVNVGKIYPPKKQVLREIYLGFYYGAKIGVLGLNGSGKSSLLRIIAGTDQNYTGEITRSKGYSVGLLEQEPQLDPEKTVKEVVEEGKKELVAMLREYDAVSNKMGEATPDEMEKLLEKQAQLQEKIEAADGWELDNVLEVAMDALRCPPADAKIGVLSGGEKRRVALCRLMIQEPDILLLDEPTNHLDAESVQWLEQHLQQYKGTVIAVTHDRYFLDNVAGWILELDRGHGIPFQGNYTSWLEQKQVRLEKEEKTESKRRKSLEHELEWIRMSPKGRQSKGKARLNRYEELVNQKQEEQAADLEIYIPPGPRLGDVVVEAQGVGKAYGDKVLYDNVNFSLPKGGIVGVIGPNGAGKTTMFRMIIGKEKPDTGTIKIGETVKLGYVDQDRSLDPEKSVYDIISEGHDTIMLGKAEVNARAYCARFNFAGTDQQKKVKDISGGERNRVHLARMLKEGANLIILDEPTNDLDINTLRALEEGLESFAGCAVISSHDRWFLDRVATHIMAFEGDSKVVWFEGNYSEYDADRKKRMGKEADQPHRIRYRKLTR from the coding sequence ATGGCGACCACAAACGATAAACAAGTCATTTTCTCACTCGTCAATGTCGGCAAGATCTATCCGCCGAAGAAGCAGGTATTGCGCGAGATCTATTTGGGGTTTTACTACGGCGCGAAGATCGGCGTGTTGGGCCTCAACGGATCGGGCAAGAGTTCGCTGCTCAGGATCATTGCCGGAACCGACCAGAACTATACCGGGGAGATCACCCGCTCGAAGGGCTACAGCGTCGGTCTGCTGGAACAGGAACCGCAGCTCGATCCGGAGAAGACGGTGAAAGAGGTTGTCGAAGAAGGAAAGAAAGAGCTCGTGGCCATGTTGCGCGAGTATGACGCGGTCAGCAACAAGATGGGCGAGGCCACGCCCGATGAGATGGAAAAACTGCTGGAAAAGCAGGCGCAGCTCCAGGAAAAAATCGAAGCGGCAGACGGATGGGAGTTAGATAATGTCCTGGAAGTGGCCATGGACGCGCTGCGTTGCCCACCGGCGGATGCGAAGATCGGCGTGCTTTCGGGCGGCGAGAAACGACGGGTGGCCCTCTGCCGTTTGATGATTCAGGAGCCGGATATCCTCCTGCTCGACGAACCGACCAACCATTTGGATGCCGAGTCCGTGCAATGGCTCGAACAGCATCTGCAGCAATATAAAGGTACGGTCATCGCCGTGACGCACGATCGCTACTTCCTCGACAACGTGGCCGGCTGGATCCTCGAACTCGATCGCGGCCATGGCATTCCGTTCCAGGGAAACTATACCTCCTGGTTGGAACAGAAGCAGGTGCGGCTGGAAAAAGAAGAAAAAACCGAATCGAAGCGCCGCAAGTCGTTGGAACATGAGTTGGAATGGATCCGTATGTCGCCGAAAGGCCGTCAGTCGAAGGGCAAAGCGCGGCTCAACCGCTATGAAGAATTGGTCAATCAGAAACAGGAAGAGCAGGCGGCCGATCTGGAAATCTACATTCCACCGGGCCCGCGGCTGGGCGATGTGGTCGTCGAAGCCCAAGGTGTCGGCAAAGCCTACGGGGACAAGGTCCTCTATGACAATGTGAACTTCAGTCTCCCCAAGGGCGGAATTGTCGGCGTGATCGGTCCGAACGGAGCCGGCAAGACGACGATGTTCCGCATGATCATCGGGAAAGAGAAGCCGGATACCGGCACGATCAAGATCGGCGAGACGGTCAAGCTGGGCTACGTGGACCAGGATCGCAGCCTCGATCCGGAAAAATCCGTCTACGACATCATCTCCGAGGGCCACGATACCATCATGCTCGGCAAGGCCGAAGTCAACGCCAGGGCCTACTGCGCCCGGTTCAACTTTGCCGGCACCGATCAACAAAAGAAGGTGAAGGATATTTCCGGCGGCGAACGCAACCGGGTGCACCTGGCCCGGATGCTGAAAGAGGGAGCGAACCTCATCATCCTCGACGAGCCGACCAACGATCTCGATATCAACACCTTGCGTGCGCTGGAAGAAGGATTGGAAAGTTTCGCCGGCTGCGCCGTCATCAGCAGTCACGACCGTTGGTTCCTGGACCGGGTCGCGACCCATATTATGGCGTTCGAAGGCGACAGCAAGGTGGTCTGGTTCGAAGGGAACTACAGCGAGTATGACGCGGATCGGAAGAAGCGTATGGGCAAGGAGGCCGATCAGCCCCATCGCATTCGCTACCGCAAGCTGACGCGCTAA